The Polluticoccus soli sequence TGAGCAGGACCAAATATCCTGATGCTAAGATATTCGGGCTTACTACCGGCCTGGCAGTAATGAAGATAAACAGCGACCTCGGTTATGAGCCTGTTACCTACTCCGAACTAACGCAGGACGATGCCTTCTGGGCTGGCTGCAAAAGCTGTGTCAACTACGACATACTGACGAGCAAGGACAGGAAGAACTGCTTGTGTACTGCTATGCTGTACGATCCGCAGGATCATTACAAACCGGAGGAAACAGCAGCGCAGTTCAGCAAAAAAAAGAAAGCTCACGAGCGCCTGCTCAGCATCAAAAGGATCAGGCTTTTAAAACCATTCCGTAAAAAACAAACACAAAAAGTATAAGCGATGAAGAAGTTAGTACTCGCCTATAGTGGCGGTCTCGATACAACATACTGCGCAGTACAACTATCGCAGGCAGGATATGAAGTGCACGCAGTAACCATCCAAACTGGTGGATTTTCTGATGAAGAATTGCAGGAGATCGAACGCCGTGCGCTTGCACTCGGCATCGCATCTTTTAAGCTGATAGATGTAACACAGCACTACTACGACAGTTGCATCAAATACCTGGTGTTTGGCAATGTGTTGAAGAATAACGTGTACCCGCTAAGCGTAAGTGCCGAGCGTATGGTGCAGGCTATGGCTATTGCTGACTATACAAAACTAATCGGCGCAGACTACGTAGCACACGGTAGCACCGGCGCCGGCAATGACCAGGTGCGCTTCGACATGGTGTTCCAGGCAGTGATACCAGGTGTGCAGATCATCACTCCGATAAGGGATCAGAAACTGAGTCGCGAAGAAGAGATCAACTTTCTGAAAGAAAACGGTGTTGCATTTAACTTCGA is a genomic window containing:
- a CDS encoding GNAT family N-acetyltransferase gives rise to the protein MNGNFVVMVADGRHTGYASAICEEMSSSAKARGTGIARRTPEYIATKILEGKAVIALTTEGQWAGFCYIETWSHDEYVANSGLIVSPVFRKSGLAKQIKQKIFELSRTKYPDAKIFGLTTGLAVMKINSDLGYEPVTYSELTQDDAFWAGCKSCVNYDILTSKDRKNCLCTAMLYDPQDHYKPEETAAQFSKKKKAHERLLSIKRIRLLKPFRKKQTQKV